From Camelus dromedarius isolate mCamDro1 chromosome X, mCamDro1.pat, whole genome shotgun sequence, one genomic window encodes:
- the LOC135320109 gene encoding melanoma-associated antigen 8-like translates to MRDLHHTEADFHDPREAEDSEDEQDIWVEEEEGASPLSPSSSSSSSSFSSSSSYSVLFLGSGEEVADSGTPSPAQSPQGVCPSPTAVAAPPWSQSEDNGLRSQGEEGPSTGQDPADAESRLHDALHLMMVDLMGFLLHKYRTKQPTSKEEMLNAVLRDDQDHFPAVLSQASECLQLVFGVDVKEVDPREHLYVLVPTLGLTYDGMQDDGQSIPKTGLLLILLGVIVLEGDFAPEEAVWGALSKMGLCAGREHFIYGEPRELITNVWVREGYVEYRQVANSDPARHEFLWGPRAYTETSKLQVLEHFLRINRRGPSSFPSLSEERVSDEEEGA, encoded by the coding sequence ATGCGTGACCTCCACCACACTGAAGCCGACTTTCACGACCCAAGAGAGGCTGAGGATTCCGAGGATGAGCAGGACATTtgggttgaggaggaggagggcgcatccccgttgtctccctcctcctcctcctcctcctcctccttctcctcctcgtcTTCCTACTCAGTCCTGTTCCTGGGCAGTGGCGAGGAGGTGGCTGATTCTGGGACACCCAGTCCCGCGCAGAGCCCTCAGggtgtctgcccctcccccacagccgtggcagcccctccctggagccagtCGGAAGACAATGGCCTCAGAAGCCAAGGTGAGGAGGGGCCCAGCACCGGGCAGGACCCGGCAGATGCCGAGTCCCGGCTCCACGATGCATTACATTTGATGATGGTTGACCTGATGGGCTTCCTGCTCCACAAGTACCGCACAAAGCAGCCGacctcaaaagaggaaatgctgaaTGCGGTCCTCAGAGATGACCAGGACCACTTCCCTGCGGTCTTGAGCCAAGCCTCTGAGTGTCTGCAGCTGGtctttggggtggatgtgaaggaggtggaccccagggagcacttgtatgtcctggtccccaccctgggcctcacctacGATGGCATGCAGGACGATGGGCAGAGCATTCCCAAGACTGGCCTCCTGCTGATACTTCTGGGTGTGATTGTCCTGGAGGGCGACTTTGCTCCTGAGGAGGCAGTCTGGGGAGCACTTAGCAAGAtggggctgtgtgctgggagggagcacttcatctatggggagcccagggagctcatcACCAACGTGTGGGTGCGGGAGGGGTACGTGGAGTACCGGCAGGTGGCCAACAGCGATCCCGCTCGCCACGAGTTCCTGTGGGGTCCCCGGGCCTACACGGAGACCAGCAAGCTGCAAGTCCTGGAACATTTCCTCAGGATCAATAGAAGGGGTCCCAGTTCTTTCCCGTCCCTGTCTGAAGAGCGAGTGAGTGATGAGGAAGAGGGGGCCTGA